One window from the genome of Leuconostoc suionicum encodes:
- the ybeY gene encoding rRNA maturation RNase YbeY produces the protein MDLAIIDQTKAGVNQYHQDLVRCVLDYAGKYLKLPDNTEMSVTFMNNEEIHQYNKKYRGIDKPTDVISFAIEEDGDDFPVLPDELMDAELAKNIGDILVSVDIINSQAEYLGHSYERELGFLVVHGFLHLNGYDHMLGDAEEKEMFDLQREILDNYGLKR, from the coding sequence ATGGATTTGGCTATTATTGACCAAACAAAAGCTGGTGTTAATCAATATCATCAGGATCTGGTTCGCTGTGTACTAGACTATGCTGGTAAATATTTGAAATTACCCGATAATACAGAAATGTCTGTGACATTTATGAACAATGAAGAAATTCATCAATATAATAAAAAATATCGTGGTATAGACAAACCTACTGACGTGATTAGTTTTGCAATTGAAGAAGACGGTGATGATTTTCCAGTTTTACCAGACGAATTGATGGATGCTGAGTTAGCTAAAAATATTGGTGATATCTTGGTTTCTGTGGATATTATTAATTCTCAAGCAGAGTACTTGGGACATAGCTATGAACGTGAGTTAGGTTTCTTAGTGGTGCACGGTTTCTTACATTTGAATGGATATGATCATATGTTGGGCGACGCAGAAGAAAAAGAAATGTTTGATTTACAACGAGAGATTTTAGATAATTATGGCCTCAAAAGATAA
- a CDS encoding diacylglycerol kinase family protein, which yields MASKDKKLEGAPKDYNKKVQRNSTFFRAMRNSLHGIWLILVRERNMRIHILLGFLILLVGLHLGLNRADWLWVAVAVFTVISSEFLNTIIEAVVDLVVEKRYHPLAGLAKDVAAGGVLVAVGFEIIILLIVFQPYVWRHFGIVTNFSQFIHDFSK from the coding sequence ATGGCCTCAAAAGATAAAAAGCTAGAGGGTGCGCCTAAAGACTACAACAAAAAAGTACAACGAAACAGTACATTTTTTCGAGCCATGAGAAACTCTTTGCACGGTATTTGGCTGATACTAGTCAGAGAACGCAATATGCGAATACATATCTTGCTAGGATTTCTCATATTGCTTGTGGGCTTACATCTTGGCTTAAACCGTGCAGATTGGTTGTGGGTTGCAGTCGCAGTATTTACAGTAATATCGAGTGAGTTTTTGAACACGATTATTGAAGCCGTGGTCGATTTGGTTGTTGAAAAAAGATACCATCCGCTTGCCGGATTGGCAAAAGATGTCGCTGCTGGAGGCGTTTTAGTTGCCGTGGGTTTTGAAATTATTATTTTATTGATTGTATTTCAACCTTATGTTTGGCGGCATTTTGGTATTGTTACTAATTTTTCACAATTTATTCATGACTTTAGTAAATAA